The following coding sequences are from one Dermacentor andersoni chromosome 5, qqDerAnde1_hic_scaffold, whole genome shotgun sequence window:
- the LOC126532214 gene encoding zinc finger protein 711, whose amino-acid sequence MSTHNFEKIRKYFSDKEWEDLSSTKKLRYANQKTNYDIMVKLGLRPQTPEFLQSKAAPYSSQLHSGAEENEVSRHAVFYCDTCGAYPCSAEHLEGRPMQKNVQRQQGKHKCGYCSYSTNHIGNFVAHERTHTGQRPFICYVCQKDFPQASSLNQHLNIHGQIKPYVCADCGLGFNASSNFARHRKLHSNAMQAYKCSVCCKSFSRKDNLKRHILCHALTERRTRL is encoded by the exons ATGTCGACGCACAATTTTGAAAAGATACGCAAGTACTTCAGCGACAAAGAATGGGAGGATCTGTCCAGTACCAAAAAGCTTCGTTACGCCAACCAAAAGACGAACTACGACATCATGGTCAAGCTCG GTTTAAGGCCTCAAACACCAGAGTTCCTGCAGTCAAAAGCCGCGCCATATTCGTCGCAGCTACATTCTG GAGCTGAGGAGAACGAGGTCTCCAGGCATGCGGTATTCTACTGCGACACATGTGGCGCCTACCCGTGCTCAGCTGAACACTTGGAGGGACGCCCAATGCAGAAAAATGTTCAAAGGCAACAAGGGAAGCACAAATGTGGCTACTGCTCCTACTCAACCAATCACAT CGGCAACTTTGTTGCCCACGAGAGGACTCACACGGGTCAGCGACCATTCATCTGCTATGTATGCCAGAAGGATTTCCCCCAAGCCAGCAGCCTTAACCAGCACCTTAACATTCACGGCCAAATTAAGCCCTACGTTTGCGCAGACTGCGGCCTCGGCTTCAACGCTTCCTCCAACTTTGCGCGCCACCGGAAACTGCATTCAAATGCCATGCAGGCCTACAAGTGTTCGGTCTGCTGCAAGAGTTTCAGCCGGAAGGACAACCTCAAGCGTCACATTCTGTGCCACGCATTGACAGAGAGGCGTACCCGGCTGTAG